tgccCGTACTATCAGCATGCTTTTGTCTTGCCTATACACAAAACCAACCTAGGCTTCATATTAGAATTTTTGTCCCTCTGATGTGCATCCCCCCAAATCTTGCTAGTTCCCAGCCCAACGAAGCGGTCATTAACTTGTGGTGGGGGACACAGGGCCATGTGATACTCATTTTAGCAAGATTTCCAGCCCAGCATTTCCTCCCAGTGACCATAAATCCATCCTCCTCTGTCAGAGTGCTCCTGACTGGCCAGTACCTGAAGCATTAATCAAAAGggttaaattatttatttaaaaagcacaaagttaatattttaatagcCCATTTTTCTGAAATGCACCTAGTGAGCTACAAAGATATCAaacttacttttcaaaagttgaTTTAGCTGCACATAATGAGATTTGTTTTGTTGGAGTATAAACTTTGTTTGTAGATTCTGGTCCACATCCATGCTGCCttggtttaaattaaaatggtttttCACATAAAGAAACACAAATCAAATATTGCCATTAACTGCAGTATAATTATGTTCATTCCACTGATACTTGTGGCTATCCAAGATTAGTACCATCTGCCCTTTGCCCcactaaaaatcaaaacaaacaaaaaggctgTGATCTGTACAATGGCCTCAATACATGattctattttttctctttcatttaaatGTATATTGTGATATTAAAAACCCAGTGCTGAATTTAGCCCCCACTGGAGGCAAGTCATTAACCTGAATATCTACATCTTTCTTTATATAGATTATACACAACAGAGAA
The window above is part of the Chelonoidis abingdonii isolate Lonesome George chromosome 10, CheloAbing_2.0, whole genome shotgun sequence genome. Proteins encoded here:
- the ERICH2 gene encoding glutamate-rich protein 2 isoform X3 — encoded protein: MNRCEVGWGPGTPRTTTPKVSGMLEVVGPDGTCYKWIYSRSLLDNVKAELFRNNRCHKGPKEWTKWQITCVWAKRQHGCGPESTNKVYTPTKQISLCAAKSTFEKYWPVRSTLTEEDGFMVTGRKCWAGNLAKMSITWPCVPHHKLMTASLGWELARFGGMHIRGTKILI